A genomic stretch from Helianthus annuus cultivar XRQ/B chromosome 1, HanXRQr2.0-SUNRISE, whole genome shotgun sequence includes:
- the LOC110873665 gene encoding ankyrin repeat-containing protein BDA1: protein MDQRLFNAAWNGDVDHLLKEIEANPTTLHTVALEGGENPLHIACLAGHLNFTATVVKLRQQFSWELNQDGFSPLHIAAACGHGEIVKELLKVDLNLCLIEGKDRKIPLHLAVIKGNVEVVKELLLSSLDSIECTTAQGETSLHLAVKNCQFKAFQVLIHHLKQSNKEDLLNSKDFHGNTILHLAVCRKQYEVVEFLLNGLVISKEKIELNPLNKSGLTPLDMLHMFHTEAGDGEIAEILIQTGALEARNLQSPAYTPEERPNRHDTRVHERPRSSAEKLLDYFKYNNLNDSPSNVRNTLLVIVILITAATYQPALSPPGGFWQDDSLPSMVNNSSSSITSKTTATKPHTAGQAIMFTNNPIALSIFLFTNSVGFYTSLYMIFLLTKAFPLRIELYILVIALSSTYSTSMSAFAPDNFAKYIFIAISIILPFMMPVTIKVLRNYLNKRRIASADTSQERV, encoded by the exons ATGGATCAAAGGTTGTTTAACGCAGCATGGAACGGGGATGTTGATCATCTCCTTAAAGAGATTGAGGCCAATCCAACTACGCTCCACACAGTGGCGTTGGAGGGAGGTGAAAATCCATTACACATCGCTTGTTTGGCCGGACATCTCAACTTTACAGCAACAGTGGTCAAACTGAGGCAACAATTTTCCTGGGAGCTTAACCAAGATGGTTTTAGCCCTTTACACATAGCAGCCGCTTGTGGGCATGGTGAAATTGTGAAGGAGCTTCTAAAAGTTGACCTCAATTTGTGTTTGATAGAAGGAAAAGACAGAAAAATTCCTCTTCACTTGGCTGTGATAAAAGGTAATGTGGAAGTTGTCAAAGAGTTGCTTTTGTCAAGTTTGGATTCTATCGAGTGCACAACTGCTCAAGGTGAGACCTCCCTTCATTTAGCAGTTAAGAACTGCCAATTCAAAGCTTTCCAAGTTCTaatacaccatctcaaacaatccAACAAAGAAGATCTTCTGAATTCTAAAGATTTTCATGGGAATACAATCTTGCATCTTGCGGTCTGTAGGAAGCAGTATGAG GTAGTTGAATTTCTACTAAATGGGCTAGTTATTAGCAAGGAAAAGATAGAGTTGAATCCATTAAACAAGAGTGGTTTGACTCCCCTTGATATGTTACATATGTTTCATACTGAAGCTGGTGATGGAGAGATTGCTGAGATTCTCATTCAAACTGGAGCTCTAGAGGCCCGAAATCTACAATCTCCAGCATATACGCCAGAAGAAAGACCAAATCGTCATGACACAAGAGTACATGAACGCCCTAGATCTTCGGCTGAAAAGCTGTTAGACTACTTCAAATACAATAACCTGAATGACTCTCCTAGCAATGTAAGAAACACACTTCTGGTTATAGTTATACTTATCACTGCCGCAACATACCAACCGGCACTTAGTCCTCCTGGAGGCTTTTGGCAGGATGATTCGCTTCCATCCATGGTCAATAATTCGTCATCATCTATCACAAGTAAAACCACTGCTACGAAACCACATACAGCCGGGCAAGCTATCATGTTTACTAATAACCCGATAGCCTTAAGCATATTTCTTTTCACCAATTCAGTGGGGTTTTACACGTCGCTTTACATGATCTTCTTACTGACCAAAGCTTTCCCTTTGAGGATAGAGTTGTATATTTTAGTTATAGCACTTTCTTCAACCTACAGTACTAGCATGAGTGCATTTGCCCCAGATAATTTCGCAAAATACATTTTTATTGCCATATCCATTATTCTACCGTTCATGATGCCTGTTACAATCAAGGTTTTGAGAAATTATTTGAACAAGCGAAGAATTGCATCTGCTGACACGAGTCAAGAAAGGGTTTAA
- the LOC110928957 gene encoding ankyrin repeat domain-containing protein 49-like — translation MDQQLIQAAWNGDVDYLLKELDRSPSTLHAVVLEATVIKLRLEFSRELNHDGFSPLHIAAACGHVEIVRELLRVAFDLCLIKGKENRKIPLHLAFIKYRFYRVHTAQVISKEKMELNSINKYGLTPLDILLMFQSESGDREIIEILNETGALKADKLKSQVDT, via the exons ATGGATCAACAGCTAATTCAGGCAGCATGGAACGGCGATGTTGATTATCTTCTTAAAGAACTCGACCGAAGTCCATCTACCCTTCATGCCGTGGTGCTGGAAG CAACAGTGATCAAACTGAGGCTTGAATTTTCAAGAGAGCTTAACCATGACGGTTTTAGCCCTTTGCACATAGCGGCTGCTTGTGGGCATGTTGAAATTGTGAGGGAGCTTCTCAGAGTTGCCTTTGATTTGTGTTTGATCAAAGGAAAAGAAAACAGAAAGATTCCTCTTCATTTGGCTTTTATCAAGTACAGATTCTATCGAGTGCACACGGCTCAAG TTATTAGCAAGGAGAAGATGGAGTTGAATTCCATAAACAAGTATGGTTTGACACCACTTGATATCCTACTAATGTTTCAAAGCGAATCTGGTGATCGAGAGATTATCGAGATTCTCAACGAAACCGGAGCTCTAAAGGCCGACAAACTAAAATCTCAGGTGGATACATGA